The genomic window ACGGCCTGACATTTTGGACTAGGAAGTGGCAGAACCAAGGGTACATGGGCCTGAGATCCAAGAGCAAATAGACTGGGTACAGAGGAGAATGAAGCTACTGCTATGCGATAGGGTGGTGGAGACCATCATAGTAAAGGAATAGCAGGTAGGAAGGCACTACAAAAGAACCAACAGAATGTGGTAATTGACAGAATGCGGAAGAggtaaggaaaagagaggagtaaAGTAATAACGCTCCAAACCTGTGTAGTTTGGAGAAAGAGGTACCACGAACAGAACCCCAAACAAAGGATTCTTTGTGAATTATTTCTCCTTTGAGGGCAGGTACAGGCTTAACTACTCTGTGACCACAAAGCCTTATGAAACTCCCTGTGAAGATAGGCCTCAGTCAGCTCTCCCCTCTTAACCTGATCTCCTCAGCTCTCAGCCCTCTCTCAGCCCCACAAACTCCAAATGCCTTCAACACATGGCTATGACAACCATCCTTCCGTGGCTGGCTGTCCATCACCAGGACACAGCTAAAAACCCTCTCAAGGCCTTCCACATGATGGCCCCAACCTCCCTTTTTGGTTTTCTTGCATTATAGCCAGAGGAGGCCACTTACTCTTCCCTGCTGACTTGGCATCACTGGGGTCGAGGACCTCGGGTCTCAAGCCACACTGGTTTCAGGCATCCCTTTGAGCTCTTACTTCAACCTGGGACACCCTCCCCTACCTGGCTGACCCCTCCTGAACCCATGCAAGTCAGCCTACCCCACCTGCTGGATTAGATGCCCTTCTTTCTGGCCCCCACAATGCTACCAAAATGGTTAATCATCTTCCCCTGACCCATATGGTTTTGGGGGCAAAGACATGGCCCCAAACCTGTGGCACCCTCCTGGACATAATGCAGGTGTTCAGATCCctgatgaaggaaggaaaggacagaTAGTCTCTGAACTCTCATTCCTCACTGTACCCTTTTCCTCAGCTTTTTCCTTCAGAGCTCAGATTATCAACACAGCCTTCTTCACCTCCCCCAACACTCTCTTTCCAGGTGGCCTGCCCTGAGCCTGCATCACTGTTGGGTCTGTCACCCTCAGCCATATCTGAGCTGACCAGCAGAGGTGCCCAAACAGAATGGGCAGGGCATAGACACACTGAGCACCAGCCCCACCTGCCATGAGTCTTATCCAGGAATAAGGCTGAGGAAGGCAGCCTTGTGCTCTGCTTCcaagttctctgcttctctgggtGGATTGTGGCAAGTGGGTAATGAGGTTGGGGAATTCTATAACCAGGTTGAGGGCCCGGCCTCCTGGGGCCTCGCATGCCACGTTGCCCCGCCAACCACTGAAACCCTCAGGCTTCTGAGCTAGAGCCAATGCCATGTTGCCTTCTTGATGGTCCTTTCTCTCAAAGTCCCCAGACACAGATAAGCAAACAACACAAAGAACCACAAGAAAACAGACACGCACTAGGCCTTTCCATAATTATTACTATAatgatttacaaaaaaattttcagGCAACTGTTAAATTATTATACATAtctgggagagggaggtggggggtccTGGTCACAGGGTCAATGAAAACCTCTTTCGTGGAAGAGATGGGAAAAGGAAATGTGCCCCCCTCACTCCCTctaggtctgactcttgattaagTGGCTTCCTCTCAATAAATGAAGACCGTTAACCCTTTCCCATCCAGGTACTAAGGTAAAGGAGAGGGTCAATGAAGTGTCAGTGAAGTGCTTTGAAGGGAGACCACCAATAAACTGTGGCCGCCCGAACCCCATGATCCTCTGCCCTGGCTCCGAAGGGTCTGATCCTGGGCCAGACCCCTTGGCTGGGGATGGATGGAAGACTGCCCAGTCCTCAGCCTACACCAAGGCATCCACCCAGGGAGACAGGAGGACTGAATGTGATAGGATAAGGGATGCCTAAATGTGGCATGAGAAGCAGGGATGCACCAGCTGGGAGCTgctggccacccctcccccaccccactccccaagGCTAGGTACACAGGCATCCAGGCACTCTGGCTCAGGGAGGGATCCTGTCAAAGGAAATGGGGTGTTGGGTATCTGGCCTTGGAGCTCAGGGATATAGCCTGAGGGTCAGAGCAAGGCCCTGCCAAGGGGGACCCTTGGAACAATCCAAAGCTGGGCTTCTCaacttttattatattcattccAGCTCCTGACTCCCATCCATGCAGCTAAATGTTACCATGTATGTGTgagtgcgtgcatgtgtgcgtgtgtgtgtgtgcaggggagggctGCAGGGAAGCGCAGCTGCCCCACTGCCCAGGGTTCAGGGCATGCAGGGGACCCTAGGCCTAGGATGTGAGCCCAGACCAGAAAGGGTTAAGGGCTCTGACTCGCCTTTCCTCCTACTCTCCCAACATGCTACACCTCCTTGGGCACTAGAAGGTTTTACGATGAATAGCACGGGAGCCATCCTCTTCATACTCCTTTTTGGACACCCACATCTTCTTAAAAGTGTCCAGCGAGGCCAAGATGGAGCCACTGTGAAGAGGGAGGGATAGACTCTTGTGGACCTAAAGGCTGGGCCATCGGCCTCTTGTGGGCACTCAGAGCTCCATTTCCTGTACCTGGGAGGGAATTCCACCCACCTCCACCTGGCCTGGGCCAATGGTCTCCTCCCAGAGCCCTCCCCGTGAACCCCGCCTCACCCGATCCATGTGGAGTACAGCCGTTCCTGAGGGGCTGAGATCTAGAGGGAACAAGCAGTAATGTAACTGCCCGTCCCCCACCTCAGCCCTGGGAGCCTTTCCCCCAGGGCCCAAGGCCAGATAGCAAGTGCATCAGCTGGGAGTAGTGGGAGCAGCCGAACAGGGCAAGGGAGGAGGCTGGGTAGAGCTGGGAGAGGGTGTCTGGAGGTGGCATATGACCTTTCCTCGCCCAGTCAAGGTTGCCCAGTATCCCCATGCCCCATGGGGTTCCCTGAAACCTCACCTTGATTTTGACATCCTTTGGGGCAAGCTTCTTCACTTCACTTAGCAATCGGTCACCGAAGCCTGTGAACACAAGGCTGGCTGAGCCCAGAGTCCACATCTGAACCCCCTTACCACTAGCACCTCCATCTCCAACCTCTGGCGGCCCCAGCTGCTGTCGCCCCTCTTTCGGTGGTTCTTTCCAGGATCAAGGATGGGGGTGAATCACCCCAAGGAAGAAAAGAGTCAGCACCATGCCTAAGGTGGGCCCAGCTTCCTCAGAGAGGTAGCATGAGAGGGAACCCTACCATGCCTAAGGTGGGCCCAGCTTCCTCAGAGAGGTAGCATGAAAGGGAACCCTAAGTCACATAGCTCGGCCTGGCTGCTGAGCTCTTATGCTCTTCCTCACCCAACACTCCAGCAGCCCAAATCTACCCAAAGCAAAGTCAAAGGCAAATGACAAATCAGGAGAAAATGCCTACTATTTCTACCTATCACAGAGGCAAAGATCACACACAGTATTGGGAGGGTGCCAGGGGACTCTCCTCTGTAACTGGTGGGGGCATAAGTGGcactcgggggtggggggagtttgGCAGTATCTACTAGATAACAAGTACATATGCCCACCCTCTGACTCAGCAATTCTCCTAGGATTTCTCCTTTAGGGATAGTCTTATTACATGAAATGACAGCATATGAGGTTATCGGGTGTAGCACCTCTGTGATTAGGTGATTAGAAATGACTGCAACGAACTCACAGGCCACCAGTAGGTCAGCGGGTAAATGGCACATCCATTCAGTGATCTATCACATGGCCATATGAAAGAACTCACATGGATAGGGAAAGATCTTCCAGATAGGGGGCTACATGAAAAATACATGGTGCACAACTAGTAGAGCATGTTGTGATGGGTATAAAAGCGGGAGCAAGGGGAAATGAACATTTGCTTACATATGCACAGTGCTGCTGAGCACATAGTTGAGAAACTAGTAACTCCCAGGGGATTGAACAGGGTGACCAAGACAGTGTGAAAAGGGAGACTTCATCGAACACATTTTAGATCTTATGCAAACTTAGCACCTatttacaaagtaaataaaagttaactttaaatctttctcttaaaaaaataaatgcttggggcatctgggtggctcagtcggttaagcatctgactttggctcaggtcatgatctcatggtttgtgggtttgagccccaaatcgggctctgtgctaacagctcagagcctggagcctgcttcggattctgtttccctctctccctgccccacccccctcaaaaacaaacattaaaataaacaaacaaattaataaataaatgctaactgAGCACCAAAAAGCCAACAGAAAATGGGCCACGTCCCAGGTTCTAGGGAGTGGGGTGCAGTTTAAGTCTTAATCACCAGCTCTCAAATGGTGGTACCTTTGAAAAGTGTGGAGCCACCCGAAAGCACGATGTTGGCGAACAGTGTCCGGCGAAGGTCCATGTCAGACTTGTGAATGGCAAAGGCTAGCACCTCATGGAGCCCCTCACTCTCATCACCTACCAGGTCTGGCTGGAACAGCAGCTCAGGGGCCCGGAACCGCGCTGGCCCCACCTTTGGAACACAAGATTGAGGGGGACAGGCCCCTTCTTCCTCCAGATGCCAGTATCACCGCTGCCACCCAGGGCCAGACCTGGCAACTTACATCCAGCATGCTGCCATCTGGCAAGGTGTACTGCACCTTCTCTGTCTCCAGAGCCTCATCcttctgagggttgatggagaggtAACAGGCTCGCTGCGGTGGGCAGGGGACAACGCTCAGAACGCTGCAACCGGgaaacccacacccagggctcaacctcacgccTTGGTGCCACCACTGCCCATTGCCCCACCCAGCCTGCCTCTTCACCCTCCTGCCCTCTGTCACCTCTTTGATGGTCCGGACAACCTCAAACTCAGCTGAGGTGTGAAAGTCAACTCCTTCCTTGCGCAGCAGTAGCCGGAGATAGCGGGAGACATCACGACCAGCAATGTCCACCCGCATGATGGAGTGCGGCATGGCAAAGCCCTCGTAGATGGGGACAGCATGAGTGACCCCGTCCCCTGAGTCTAAAACCACTCCCGTCGTGCGTCCTGTTGCATACCTGTCACCAGGTCAGCATCCCTTCACCTCAGCCACTGAGGCATGGGGACCTCCTCACCCCTGGAAGGGACCCTGGGACATTTGCATTATCTGGTCTGAAAAAGGGACATGAGGAACTCCCTAAAGGAACAGTTACCACGGGGCTGTTTCTACAGGGAAGTCAGACATGAGCAGGAGGATGGCCACACGGAGGATGGGGACTCAGGGGACCCTAGGGCTTAGGGAGCACTCACAGGCTGAGCACAGCCTGCATGGAGATAAACAGGGCTGGCACGTTGAAGGTCTCAAAGAACACCTCTGCTGCCTTCTCCCGGTTCTTACTCGGGTTCAGTGGGGCCTCCGTTAGGAGAACAGGATGCTACAAGAGATGGCAGGGTTTAGGCATGAGCAAAGACAACATGCTAGGCTCTAAAAGGATCTTTCTAGAGAGCCAAACACCCTCCCATGAGCACATGCAGCTGTAGCCTGCTATCCTTCCCAAGGGCACTATCCCATTATCTGCCATCAGTTATTCTTCCAAAGATCCAGCTCTCTCCGGAAAACTCGACTTGGCAGCCAGTGACTCTGTGTACCCACATACACAAAATGAAGTGGCAACAGGCCCTAATAACATGCAGAGGAAGCGTGGAAACCCAACCAGAAAGGAAACAGAGCAGTGAGAGGGCACAGGTGAGAAAATGTGGAgcctggtgggaggggctggctgCCACACCTCCTCGGAGAAAGTCTGCAGCTGATCCTTGGAGTAGACGTACTGCCAGATGCGCTCCATGTCGTTCCAGTCTCGCACCACGCCGTGCTCCATGGGGTAGCGGATGGCCAGCAGCCCCCGGTGCTCctgaggaggagggtgggaaggcCAGCTGGAGCACCAGGCTGCTCTCCAGCAACTGCTTTCTGCTTTCCTGGAAGCTGCCCTTTCATCTGCCCTGAAGAGAACCACTACTGCTGACTGGGTGTCCTCATGCCCAGTGGTGGGGTCCTAAACTCAGTACAGGCTCATTTGTCCAGCAGCAGCTTCTCAGGCCCTCAGAGTCCAGCCAGCTTcaatgggcaggggagagagagggtggtgaTATGCTCCCTCCCATCCTagtcctcaccttcctcccctgGCTGTGCTTCTTGGGCTTCTCTACTCACTGCCAACATGTtctcccctcttttctcctcACACACTGCCCAGCTTCCTTCCCCACCACCAGGAGCTGCTCCCATGCTGTCCTGTCCTGTGGTTGCCTGTTGCCCACCGCTCCTCCCAGCTCTGGAGCCACTGCTCACATCTTCCGCACAGACCTGCCCTTCAGTGTCCTCCCTTCTTACCAAACGTGCCCCTTCTCACCAAACACCACCTGACCTCTCTCGTCCATAGGCATGGCTCCTTCTGACCCCATCTCCTGAGAGCCCTTTATCTGTAACCTTGGCTAAGGcaccccgcccacccccacaACCATGTTCTCCAGTGCCTAAACTCCTAAACTACACTTGCTTCCTCCTGTTGGGGCCTCAACTGGCCATGCAGTACTTAGACAAGTCACCCCAGATGGAGAGTAAGAGGTTATCCCACAGTTCTTGTTTCTATCAGTCATCAAATCTGAGTGATCCAGACTCTTagatcacttttctttttaagcaggttccatgcctaacacggggctcaaactcatgattctgagatcaagagtcagatgctctactgactgagccagccaggtgtcccttaagTCACCTTTTAATCAATTCTTTCCTCTATAGCTTCCAAATCACTTCTATAAAACAGGGCGTTAAGTAGTCTGTTCCTCCATACAGAAACCATCGTGCCATTTCATAGTACTTCCAAGATGGAGCCTTGAGAGCCCAGGAAGACGCTTGGCAGATGGCCCCAGAGAACAGATGCCCTCTTGGGAGGTACAGCTCTGATCACCAGCCAATGCTCCCAGAACTGTGAAGGCCCCAAACCCAGGCAAAGGCAGGCTCCACAGGTGTTACCTCTGCTTTTGGTCCAATGAAGAGGTCCCCCTCCAGGGCTCCAGCCATCACTCGCATGTGCTTAGGGCGCCCAACACTGCAAGGACAGGTAGAGTCACCAAGGTGGGCAGGGGGCATGGATGAGTCCATGTCCAGGAAAACCAAAGTCTAACTCCTGTGGTCAAAAGGGTAACTACTCTAAAGTATCCAGAGGTGGCCATGTGGCAAAGGCCAGAACCCAGGCCTAAGGGACACAGGCCTAGAGACCAGAACTTGGCAGGATGGTATGCTCAGGGTCAGAAGAAAAGGTATCTTtttcccaccccttcctcccagacAGGGCTGAGAGCTCTGGAATCTCAGCCCTTCATGGTCCAGCCCTGGCAGTGGGTCAGCTTCAGCAGCCATAATGACTCAGCCCACGCTCTTGATTTcaggagggcagggctgctgcCACTGTCTGCAGACCAAGGTCCCAGGAAGTTGGGTCATGGTTCCCTTGTTCACCCCTCTCTGTCATTTGatcctgccccttcccactgccAGGGCTTCCAGAATAAAGAGTCAGTTCTTGGAAGACTAGATAAGCTACAATTCCAAAATTTGACCCAAGCTGCCTTTTAATTATACACAGGTAGAGTTCAGAAAGGAAAGCTGAAGCCCTACTGGGTGCTCCAAGCTGGCCCTGTCCCCTGACCAGGCCTGGGGTTCTCAGTATAGCCAGCCACTTTGGGGGCCTCAGGATCCCCCCTGCCCTACCGCCTCCGCTTAGGCCAATCCCTCTATAACCTCCAGGATTTGAGAAGATTCCCACTGAGGAAAACTTCCCAATGCACTAGAGTGGCTGAAGGAGCACTGCCAGGTTTCTTCCATGCTTTCACCTCCCTCTTACCCCTGCCACCACTTGCTCCATTCAGGGAAAGACTCCTCTTGACGGAACCAATTATTTTCTCCAGTTGGAAAATAAACAAGCCCTGGAAAAAACATTTCCTGGGAGCAAGGAGTGGCTTTGCATTAACTCCCACTCTTTTTCCTCTGAGGTTAGGTCCTTCTCCCAGAGATGTCACCCTTCCATTCTTGCTGCTGCTACCACACCCTGTTCCCAAGGGAATGCTGGTagcttctcctccctccctggctcaagGAGGGACCAAAATCAGACTTCAAAGAAGAGGAAGCCCAGAGCACTTCTCTTGTCCTTCCAGAGCCCTTAACACCATTGGCctcacaaacacaaaacaaagggTGTTTTTCCTTATATGTGGGGGCAAGAGTTGGTGTCAAAAAGAGCTGTGACACAGAGCCAGTTTTCTTCCTGGAATCCAACAAAAAGGTTAGGGCTGCTGCCTGAGCAACACTTACTAGTTTGGGAAACAGTATTTGGGAATCTGGTCTCCTGCAAAGCCAGCCTTGATCACCCCTGAAccctgaaaggaaaaacaatgttTAGCTCCTGATGTGCTCCTCCAGGTGAAGGCAGTGCCCTGCAGTAGAGCTGGCTGTCCAGATCATGGCAGCCTGGGGAGCAAGTCTGAGACCCACCAAGAGGGCATGATCATTTACAAGTACTCCAGTGATTCACAACTAGGGGGTGACTTTGCACCCCTTCCCCCCAATTTAACAATGTCTGGagactggggaggagagagaaaggggtaggtactactggcatctagtgggtagaggccaggggtgctgttaaacatcctacaatacaCAGGTCAGCCCTTCACACCAAGAATAATCTAGCCCAGAATGTCAACAGTGCAGAGACTGAGAAGCCATGAAGTACATGCTCCTCTGCGTACTCTAGGGCCAGCTCCAGACAGGAGGAATCCAAAGTGGCACAAGCTACTCCCAAAGGTCGGCTAGAAGCAACCTCTAAGTGTAGTTTTTCTCAATAGCCCCtggtcacccccaccccaacagcCATGGACCACATACAGGACCCACCCGGCAAGATCATTGTGTATACAACAACTGGCACCTCCCCTCAAGTGTCTTCTCCAAAGACTACAGGTGAATTTGGTCCTGCCACTGTTCTAGCACGGAAACTGGACTTACACTCTTAAAGGGAACCGGACATCCAGAAACCTCCCACCTAATGAAGGAATCAGCCTCTCAACCCTACTTCCCACAGATCTCCATTACAACCTTCTGGGTCTGCAgtgcagaaataaacattttcatgttACAGAGGAGGGGCTGGAAACCCAGAGGGACCAAGCAGGTTGCCCTCTGAACTCCTAAGCTTGTTGGTTAGCCTAAGTGAATTATTTGCCCACCAAGAAAGGAAGTGGCCTAGTCCATCCTGTAGCCTGCTGGACGGAACCCCCAAGCCTAGTTCTAGCCTTCTTATTAAACACCCCCTGCTATGACTCAAGGAGCCCACGTGGGTACTCCAAAAAAGACAGCCATTCAGGATTACATGGGGGTCATGTGGGAGGGAGACACATCCCAGAAAGAGGAGTGAGTCATTATAAAAAACTCCAAGGCTCACACAGCAGAGGCAGATACCGAGCTAGAGGCAGATCCATATATCCCtgtccttcattttcttcccatggATCAGACAGTTCTGAGGCCAGAAATCCTTAGAGGGCAGCTGAAAACATGCTGAGCCCCAGTGCTGAAGGACAAGGCCACAAGGAAGCCAGGCAACTTTTCTCTGAAGCTTCCAAACCATTATCCCAAACTGCTATGGGTCCTAGAAAGAGTGGTCCTGAATTCTCCACTGTCCTGCTAGCTGTGGAATttctgctcagcacagagcagtgAGCACTTAAGGAGAGGGTCAAAGTAGCCAAGTGGCCAACCAGGTGATGGTGGATATGTGGTTGGCAGAGCttaaccagtattttttttttttcttctttccagtctCAGGAAAAGAGGGCCTGTCCACTCTGGAGGTCCTGCTTAGAACTGCAGCCCCTTGGGAAGTGCTGTTGTAGAGGTCACCAGGCCAACCCTCTCTGAAAGATCAGTCCAGCACTCTGCAAAAGGGCAAatgccttccctcctcctccactaAAAGGGGCAGCCAGAGCCCGAGAAGGGGGTAAAGTGGTTGGGGTCCTAAACCAACCTAACCTAACTAGGGGCCCTCATCTCAACCAAGAAGGGTCCAGGTGCCTCCCTGGGCCTGACACAGGTGCACTGGCTGGGCCGCTCGACTGTCACTCCAGCACTCCCCACGATGACCACAAGTAGCCAGACAGATGGGTCCCATGCCTCTCCAGTACGTCCCCACCGGGCTCGGGGAGGATTCGGGCAAGGGCTCCACGGCGCCGGTGGAGGGGCTGGGCCCATGGCCCTAGCTACAGAGCCAGGTGAACAGGAGAGCCCCAGGAGTGGGTGTCGGGCGGGCATCGCTCGGAGGACTAGCGGAgacgggcggggggagggggtcctcCTGGCGCCGCCGCGTGCACCCCCGGGGGCGGGACTCCCGCCCTCCCCCCGACTGCCGGGCCTCACGTTATCGATGACCACGGGCTGGTTGGCGATTATGTCGTAGGACTCCAtggccgggccgggccggccCTGCCCAGCAGGGGGCCTGCAGGAGGGACAGGCGGGcgggagggcgggcgggcggacCTAGACCGCGGCAGCTCCAAACCCGGTGCCGCGCCCCTCCCACCTAGCGCGCGTAGCCTACGCCAGCCCCGCGGGGCTTGCTGGAGGGCGGGCCCCCCAGCCAATCACCGCTCCCACTTGGGCGGATTGACGGTGGACGCCCGGGGCCGGTTGCGGGCAAAGGGGAGGGGCCTCCGGGTGCTGACCAGCCAATTGAGGCCTCCCGGAAGTACTGCCGGGGCGCTTCTAAGGTAGGCTGcgccgtggggggagggggtggaatgATGTCAGGGCTCTCTTTTAAAGGGGACCTGGGCAGAGTCCAGGGGCTGAGTGTCGCCTGTCCGGGAAGACTTCGCTTCCGAGCGGCAGCACATGACTTCGTGAACGCGTGGCCCTTGAGGAGGCCGGCCCTGAGTATTTTACCCAAAGCATTTCTTTACTGAGCACTGAGGAAGATCCTTTTCcgtgtaaaatttaaaattctgacatTACTCGAACACCTGCTATGTGTTTGCGGAGCACTTCCACCTATGTTACACAGATTATATTAAATCCTTGCAGTAACTCTATCAGATAGCTgcattcttattcccattttgcagatgtgggaACCGACATCTGTGACTAGCCGGGGGCTATCCAGCTAGCGACAGCAGGGGTCTGCATGTCGGCAGCTTCCAGCCCCGCTGGGGTCTACTGCTGCAACCGTGCAAGGTATCCTAAATTCACTTACTAAACTGAACCATAGTTATTTGCCTCTACTGATACCTTTCCCACTAAACTGTGAGATTAAATTTGGTAAAAGTGAAGACAGCATCACTGAAGACAGGAAAGTGCAGAAATCACATTTTAATGAATTATTACATTGTGGACACTCTTGTATAGCCATAGGGGGGTTTAAGAAACAGCGTGACTAGCTACCCGCCTCTCTCAGTCGCTGCCCGGCTGCTCCTTCGAGGTGACTTTTTCTGAATTCTAACACCAAAGGTTAGTTTTGCCTATTTAGGAACTTTATGCAAATGTAACCATAGATATGTATTCATAAAATGAGTCAGTGTGCAACCGGTAAAAATAATGAGGAAGTTTTATATAATTTGATATGAAACACATCAGCACACGGGGCTAAATCAAAGCAAAGAAAGTCAGACAGTCCTCAGAGTGTTAGATGTCTGAGTCTCCAAAGAGTGTATGAGTACATAACCATTGGTTATACAtgagtatataacatatataagaGTATATAACCATTGG from Neofelis nebulosa isolate mNeoNeb1 chromosome 9, mNeoNeb1.pri, whole genome shotgun sequence includes these protein-coding regions:
- the ACTR1B gene encoding beta-centractin, whose protein sequence is MESYDIIANQPVVIDNGSGVIKAGFAGDQIPKYCFPNYVGRPKHMRVMAGALEGDLFIGPKAEEHRGLLAIRYPMEHGVVRDWNDMERIWQYVYSKDQLQTFSEEHPVLLTEAPLNPSKNREKAAEVFFETFNVPALFISMQAVLSLYATGRTTGVVLDSGDGVTHAVPIYEGFAMPHSIMRVDIAGRDVSRYLRLLLRKEGVDFHTSAEFEVVRTIKERACYLSINPQKDEALETEKVQYTLPDGSMLDVGPARFRAPELLFQPDLVGDESEGLHEVLAFAIHKSDMDLRRTLFANIVLSGGSTLFKGFGDRLLSEVKKLAPKDVKIKISAPQERLYSTWIGGSILASLDTFKKMWVSKKEYEEDGSRAIHRKTF